Proteins from a single region of Proteiniborus ethanoligenes:
- a CDS encoding formate/nitrite transporter family protein has translation MNKRFLSAGEIAETTLVTGVKKANNSTINTIILGLLAGMYISIGAHADITIMQTFSSIDIGLTKFLGGAVFPIGLFLVVLAGGELFTGNCLMTMALVDRQITFKQLFRNWGLVYFSNFIGALIFAASLVYCGAYKPGTPMVETAFSIAAGKMSASVLQIVVKGIYANILVCLAVWLAYGAQDFASKIIAMWFPVMIFVMLGFEHSIANMYFLPLAKFLGYDLSWGQMWLHNIIPATIGNIIGGAIIIPLLYYVVYIQPQRIVNK, from the coding sequence ATGAATAAGAGATTTCTATCAGCAGGAGAAATTGCTGAGACTACTCTTGTTACAGGGGTTAAAAAAGCCAATAATTCTACTATCAACACTATTATATTAGGCCTACTTGCTGGAATGTATATTAGTATTGGCGCACATGCTGATATAACTATAATGCAAACCTTTTCAAGCATCGATATAGGTCTAACCAAATTTCTAGGTGGTGCTGTTTTCCCAATTGGTCTTTTTTTAGTAGTCTTAGCAGGAGGAGAGCTGTTTACAGGTAACTGCCTAATGACTATGGCTCTTGTTGATAGACAAATAACATTTAAGCAATTATTTAGAAATTGGGGCCTTGTATATTTTTCTAATTTTATTGGTGCCCTTATATTTGCTGCTTCATTAGTTTATTGTGGTGCATATAAGCCTGGAACTCCAATGGTTGAAACAGCCTTTAGTATTGCTGCAGGAAAAATGTCAGCATCTGTACTTCAAATAGTTGTTAAAGGTATATATGCAAATATTTTAGTTTGTCTTGCTGTATGGCTCGCATATGGAGCACAGGATTTTGCTTCTAAGATAATAGCAATGTGGTTTCCTGTAATGATTTTTGTTATGCTAGGCTTCGAACACAGTATTGCAAATATGTATTTTTTACCCCTCGCGAAATTTTTAGGCTATGATTTGTCCTGGGGGCAAATGTGGCTTCACAATATAATACCTGCTACAATTGGAAATATCATAGGTGGTGCAATAATAATTCCTTTGTTATATTATGTAGTTTATATACAGCCTCAGCGGATAGTTAATAAATAG
- a CDS encoding MOSC domain-containing protein, translating into MEEAQGKYNLNGQVVDIWISKEKGTPRVGVREALLKENHGIVGDVNSGDNDRQVTLLTKECREKVKKLNLKGLCTDRFHENITVENIDLCNLYTGQRICLGETVHEITQIGKKCFSECNIVKNGETCPLSREVVFTKVIKGGVVKKGDIVYKKEVAY; encoded by the coding sequence ATGGAGGAAGCTCAAGGCAAATATAATTTAAATGGACAAGTAGTAGATATATGGATTAGTAAAGAAAAGGGAACTCCTAGAGTAGGGGTTAGAGAAGCATTACTAAAAGAAAATCACGGCATAGTAGGAGACGTAAACTCAGGAGATAATGACCGACAGGTCACCCTGCTTACAAAGGAATGCAGAGAAAAAGTAAAAAAACTAAATCTCAAGGGCCTTTGTACAGATAGATTTCATGAAAATATTACTGTTGAAAATATTGATTTATGCAATTTATATACAGGCCAAAGGATTTGCTTAGGTGAGACTGTTCACGAAATTACTCAAATAGGTAAGAAATGCTTTTCTGAATGTAATATTGTGAAAAACGGAGAGACATGTCCTTTATCTAGAGAGGTGGTCTTTACAAAAGTAATAAAAGGCGGAGTAGTAAAAAAAGGAGATATTGTCTACAAAAAAGAAGTAGCATATTAA
- a CDS encoding MOSC domain-containing protein, which produces MGKVLDINISETKGVIKKPIEEGIFIEEFGLAGDAHAGKWHRQVSLLGIESFNKMEELGIEGLEHGNFAENITTEGIILYELPVGTKLKIGETLQEVTQIGKECHSGCAISKQVGKCVMPKEGIFTRVIKGGVVRPGDIIEVL; this is translated from the coding sequence ATAGGAAAGGTTTTAGATATAAACATTAGTGAAACCAAGGGTGTTATTAAAAAGCCTATTGAGGAAGGAATATTTATAGAAGAATTTGGACTTGCAGGAGATGCTCATGCAGGAAAATGGCATAGGCAAGTAAGTCTTCTTGGCATTGAAAGCTTTAACAAAATGGAAGAGCTAGGCATAGAGGGATTAGAGCATGGAAACTTTGCAGAGAATATAACAACAGAAGGAATAATATTATATGAGCTGCCTGTAGGAACAAAGCTTAAAATAGGAGAGACTCTTCAAGAGGTAACTCAAATAGGAAAAGAATGTCACTCAGGCTGTGCAATATCAAAGCAGGTAGGTAAATGTGTTATGCCAAAGGAAGGCATATTTACAAGGGTCATAAAGGGTGGAGTAGTAAGACCTGGAGATATTATAGAGGTACTGTAA
- the moaC gene encoding cyclic pyranopterin monophosphate synthase MoaC, which produces MKFTHFNESGRAHMVEVSEKEDTKRVAVATGFIKMKKETISMIKEGLIKKGDVLSVAQIGGIMGGKKTSDLIPMCHNIFLTGADIRFNILDDCIEIESEVKTIGKTGVEMEALTAVSIAALTIYDMCKAVDKDMVISGIKLIKKMGGKSGEYIRKED; this is translated from the coding sequence ATGAAGTTTACTCATTTTAATGAAAGCGGCAGGGCTCACATGGTAGAGGTTAGCGAAAAAGAAGATACCAAACGAGTTGCAGTGGCCACAGGATTTATAAAAATGAAGAAAGAAACTATCAGCATGATAAAGGAAGGTCTCATAAAAAAAGGTGATGTACTTTCCGTCGCTCAAATAGGAGGCATAATGGGTGGAAAAAAAACTAGCGATTTAATACCTATGTGTCACAATATATTTTTAACAGGAGCAGACATAAGATTTAATATACTTGATGATTGTATAGAGATAGAATCAGAAGTGAAAACCATAGGGAAAACCGGTGTAGAAATGGAAGCATTAACTGCAGTATCTATAGCTGCTCTTACTATATACGATATGTGTAAAGCGGTTGACAAGGATATGGTGATAAGTGGTATAAAGCTTATTAAAAAAATGGGTGGCAAATCAGGAGAATATATTAGAAAAGAAGATTAA
- the moaA gene encoding GTP 3',8-cyclase MoaA — MKDAYGRNINYLRISITDLCNLRCRYCMPEEGICKVEHKDILSLEEIYQVAKTFVSLGVNKIRLTGGEPLTRKGIIELIQKIAGLEGVKDLAMTTNAVLLKKYARDLKAAGLQRLNISLDTLDEKKYAQITRGGKLKDVLDGIEEAKAVGLFPIKLNVVLIGGFNVDEIEDFVNLTKTEEIDVRFIELMPLGEASKWAEENFISNEIILNSVKELTKAENTDLSSPAIYYRLPNAKGRVGIINPISCKFCDYCNRVRLTSQGKLKLCLHSNEEIDIKDKLRKGEDIGKTILDAIKQKPESHYLENGQYINDNMYQIGG, encoded by the coding sequence ATGAAGGATGCATACGGTAGAAATATTAATTATCTTCGTATATCCATAACAGACTTATGCAATCTCAGATGTAGATATTGTATGCCGGAAGAAGGAATATGTAAGGTTGAGCATAAGGATATATTATCTCTAGAAGAAATATACCAAGTCGCAAAAACATTTGTTTCACTAGGTGTGAATAAAATTAGGTTAACAGGAGGAGAGCCTTTAACGAGAAAAGGAATAATAGAATTAATCCAAAAAATAGCGGGGCTAGAAGGCGTAAAAGACTTAGCTATGACCACCAATGCTGTTCTCTTAAAAAAATACGCAAGGGATTTAAAGGCAGCAGGGCTGCAAAGACTTAATATTAGCCTAGATACATTAGACGAAAAAAAGTATGCGCAAATAACTAGAGGTGGGAAGCTAAAAGATGTTTTAGATGGTATTGAAGAGGCAAAGGCTGTAGGCTTATTTCCTATTAAGCTAAACGTTGTTTTAATAGGCGGATTTAATGTAGATGAAATAGAGGACTTTGTTAACCTGACTAAAACAGAAGAAATAGATGTAAGATTTATAGAGCTAATGCCTTTAGGGGAAGCATCAAAATGGGCTGAAGAAAACTTCATATCTAATGAGATAATATTAAACAGCGTAAAGGAGTTAACCAAGGCTGAAAATACGGATTTATCATCACCAGCTATTTACTATAGACTTCCAAATGCTAAGGGGAGAGTAGGTATAATAAACCCTATATCATGCAAATTCTGTGACTACTGCAATAGGGTAAGGCTTACTTCTCAAGGAAAGCTAAAACTATGCTTACATTCAAATGAAGAGATAGATATAAAAGACAAGCTTAGGAAAGGCGAAGATATAGGTAAAACTATATTAGATGCAATAAAACAAAAGCCAGAATCACATTATCTAGAGAATGGACAATATATAAATGACAATATGTACCAAATAGGAGGCTAG
- a CDS encoding molybdopterin biosynthesis protein: MKKEDRNIYIGNTDADQAKRMYYEKLYNEFEYERIPIDQGLGRVTYEAIYAKVSSPHYNAAAMDGILVKSQDTEGASVANPKILEQGKDFIYINTGNPITEPYDSVIMIEDVIEIGEGKVKILNATHPWQHIRPIGEDIVATEMIIPSRHKIRPIDIGALITGGIQEIKVYKKPRVGIIPTGTEIIDDINSLTVGKILDSNSRVFEGLITEYGGLPNRYNPIEDEYDLLKSAILKGINENEILLVNAGSSAGTKDFTMRIIKELGEVVVHGVALKPGKPTILGIIEGKPVIGIPGYPVSSYLVFDTFVKPLILKYAGMPEEKDPIVKAFVSKRIVSSLKNKELVRVSLGYVNNRLIATPIPGGAGVIMSLVKADGIAIIPQNIEGVEAGETVDVKLLKPLDNVKDTLVSIGSHDLIMDIVGDMMPLTSGHVGSMGGILAMKRGDCLVSPIHLLDTETGEYNISYIKKYFPGNKMAIIKGVKRLQGFIVEKENKKAVKDFVDLKRKDIVFVNRQRGSGTRILLDYYLNKNNIDSGDIKGYNREMTTHMAVATAVKTGSATTGLGIYSAAKALELEFVSVGYEDYDFLVTQESLEDDRVKEFIEIIKSHRFKERILSLGGYELEGIGEVILV, encoded by the coding sequence TTGAAAAAAGAGGATAGAAACATATATATAGGCAATACAGATGCAGATCAAGCAAAGAGAATGTATTATGAAAAGCTTTATAATGAATTTGAATACGAAAGGATACCAATTGATCAAGGTCTGGGAAGAGTAACATATGAAGCTATATATGCAAAGGTTTCATCACCTCATTATAATGCTGCGGCAATGGATGGAATTTTAGTAAAATCTCAAGATACAGAGGGTGCTAGTGTTGCTAATCCTAAAATATTGGAGCAAGGAAAGGATTTTATTTATATAAATACAGGAAATCCTATAACAGAACCCTATGATTCTGTTATAATGATAGAGGATGTAATAGAAATAGGTGAAGGTAAAGTAAAGATATTAAATGCTACTCATCCTTGGCAGCATATAAGGCCTATAGGAGAAGACATAGTTGCTACAGAAATGATAATTCCATCAAGACATAAAATAAGGCCCATAGATATAGGAGCACTAATTACAGGTGGAATACAAGAGATAAAAGTATATAAAAAGCCAAGAGTTGGTATAATCCCAACTGGAACTGAAATAATAGACGATATAAATAGCTTAACTGTAGGAAAAATACTCGATTCAAACTCAAGAGTGTTTGAAGGATTAATAACTGAATATGGTGGACTGCCAAATAGATATAACCCGATTGAAGATGAATATGACCTACTTAAATCCGCAATATTAAAAGGAATAAATGAAAATGAAATCTTATTAGTAAATGCAGGCTCATCGGCAGGTACAAAAGATTTTACTATGAGGATAATCAAGGAGCTTGGAGAGGTAGTAGTTCATGGCGTTGCATTAAAGCCAGGTAAGCCTACAATTTTAGGAATAATAGAAGGCAAGCCCGTTATAGGAATACCAGGATATCCCGTATCCTCATACTTAGTTTTCGATACTTTTGTTAAGCCATTGATATTAAAATATGCAGGTATGCCTGAGGAAAAGGACCCTATTGTTAAGGCTTTTGTTTCAAAAAGAATAGTTTCATCATTAAAAAACAAGGAGCTAGTTAGAGTAAGCCTAGGATATGTAAATAACAGACTGATTGCTACTCCAATTCCAGGAGGTGCTGGAGTAATCATGAGCTTAGTCAAGGCTGATGGCATAGCAATTATACCACAAAATATAGAAGGTGTAGAAGCGGGAGAAACAGTTGACGTAAAGCTTCTAAAGCCCTTAGATAATGTTAAGGATACTTTAGTATCTATAGGCAGCCATGATCTTATTATGGATATAGTAGGAGATATGATGCCGCTAACCTCAGGTCATGTAGGCAGTATGGGGGGAATATTGGCAATGAAAAGAGGAGATTGCCTAGTATCACCTATTCATTTGCTAGATACAGAAACGGGAGAATACAATATAAGCTATATAAAAAAATATTTCCCGGGAAATAAAATGGCTATAATAAAAGGGGTAAAGAGGCTTCAAGGCTTTATAGTTGAAAAAGAAAATAAAAAAGCTGTAAAGGACTTTGTAGATTTAAAAAGAAAGGATATAGTCTTTGTAAATAGACAAAGAGGTTCAGGTACAAGGATATTACTAGACTATTACCTTAATAAAAACAATATAGACAGCGGAGATATTAAAGGCTATAACAGAGAGATGACTACTCATATGGCTGTGGCCACAGCTGTAAAAACAGGCTCTGCTACAACAGGCCTAGGAATATACTCTGCAGCAAAGGCCCTTGAACTTGAATTTGTAAGTGTAGGCTATGAGGATTATGACTTTTTAGTCACACAAGAATCTTTAGAGGATGATAGAGTAAAAGAATTTATTGAAATCATTAAATCCCATAGATTTAAAGAAAGAATCTTATCTCTTGGAGGATATGAACTAGAGGGAATAGGAGAAGTGATTCTAGTTTAA
- a CDS encoding molybdopterin molybdotransferase MoeA, whose product MDFFNLVTVDEGRTKMLQVFKDYNFGTEEISLINSTNRILSASIISKENVPEFNRSTVDGYAIKSSDSHGASESMPTFLSLMGEVKMGENAETRISSGEATYVPTGGMIPAGADAVIMIENVEKLDDSTLLIYKPLSYGENIILKGDDIKEGEKIIDKGKRLTPQDIGVLASLGLQSIKVYKKPRFFIISTGDEIVDIDVEPALGKIRDINSYSLFSLIQNLGGEVVGRTIVQDNFGLLRDCVDKALDISDIVLISGGSSVGTRDYTSKVIDSFNGKGVFVHGVSIKPGKPTIIGEGKGKAIFGLPGHPVSSIIIFKVFVEHFINKLIDIKENQNKTTAIMDFNFPSSPGRETYQMVKIIEREGKTYATPVFGKSGMISLLSKSDGYIIIEPQEEGIYKGEERDIYLL is encoded by the coding sequence ATGGATTTTTTTAATTTAGTTACTGTAGATGAAGGAAGGACAAAAATGCTCCAGGTATTCAAAGATTATAATTTTGGAACAGAAGAAATAAGCTTAATAAATAGCACAAACAGAATACTCTCTGCATCCATCATATCTAAAGAAAATGTACCAGAATTTAATCGTTCCACTGTAGATGGATATGCAATTAAAAGCTCAGACAGCCACGGAGCTAGTGAATCTATGCCAACCTTTTTAAGCCTAATGGGAGAAGTAAAAATGGGGGAAAATGCTGAAACCAGAATATCTAGCGGTGAAGCAACATACGTTCCAACAGGAGGAATGATACCTGCTGGAGCAGATGCAGTAATAATGATAGAAAATGTTGAAAAGCTAGATGATTCTACCTTACTAATATATAAGCCTCTTTCTTATGGAGAAAACATAATACTTAAGGGTGATGACATAAAGGAAGGAGAAAAGATAATAGATAAGGGAAAAAGGTTAACTCCTCAGGATATAGGAGTATTAGCTTCTCTTGGTTTGCAAAGTATTAAAGTTTATAAAAAGCCTAGGTTCTTTATTATCTCCACTGGTGATGAAATCGTAGACATAGATGTTGAGCCAGCCCTAGGTAAGATTAGAGATATTAACAGCTATTCACTATTTTCTCTGATACAAAATCTAGGTGGAGAAGTAGTAGGTAGAACTATTGTGCAAGATAATTTTGGATTACTTAGAGACTGTGTAGATAAGGCACTAGACATATCAGATATAGTATTGATTTCTGGAGGCAGCTCAGTAGGTACTAGAGATTATACTAGTAAGGTAATAGATTCATTTAATGGTAAGGGAGTATTTGTACATGGTGTTTCTATAAAACCAGGCAAGCCTACAATCATAGGTGAAGGAAAGGGTAAGGCAATATTCGGGCTTCCGGGTCATCCTGTGTCCTCAATAATTATATTTAAGGTTTTTGTAGAGCATTTTATTAATAAGCTGATAGATATAAAAGAAAATCAGAATAAAACAACTGCAATAATGGATTTTAATTTTCCTTCTTCACCAGGAAGAGAAACTTATCAGATGGTGAAAATAATAGAAAGAGAAGGAAAGACTTATGCAACTCCTGTCTTTGGGAAGTCAGGCATGATATCATTATTATCAAAGTCTGATGGTTATATTATAATAGAACCACAGGAAGAAGGTATATATAAAGGTGAGGAAAGAGACATATATTTATTATAA
- a CDS encoding ATP-binding cassette domain-containing protein — translation MKISLNNVKKYYRDRLVLDIEKLEIEKGKITGIIGPNGSGKSTLLNIISGLDTDYQGTICYDLGVINKDIYNKMTLVSQKPYLFKRRVYDNIGYPLKVRNIQKEEIKKNVDKIIDRLEIKDLREKKAHLLSGGESQKVSLARALVFEPELLLLDEPTSNIDPESIKILEREIVRFNKETEATVIIVTHNLEQSDRICDKIIYLQNGKVGL, via the coding sequence TTGAAAATTTCTTTAAACAATGTAAAGAAATATTATAGAGATAGACTAGTATTAGATATAGAAAAGCTAGAGATAGAGAAAGGCAAAATAACTGGCATAATAGGACCAAATGGCTCTGGAAAAAGCACCCTTCTAAATATTATTTCAGGATTAGATACAGATTATCAAGGAACCATTTGTTATGACCTTGGGGTCATAAACAAAGATATTTATAATAAGATGACCCTAGTATCTCAAAAGCCATATCTTTTTAAAAGAAGGGTTTATGACAATATTGGGTATCCATTAAAGGTAAGGAATATACAAAAAGAAGAAATCAAAAAAAATGTAGATAAAATTATAGATAGATTAGAGATTAAGGATCTGAGAGAAAAAAAAGCTCATTTGCTTTCAGGCGGAGAATCTCAAAAGGTTTCATTAGCTAGAGCTTTAGTGTTTGAGCCAGAGCTATTATTGTTAGATGAGCCTACATCAAATATAGATCCAGAATCAATAAAAATATTAGAGAGAGAAATAGTAAGATTTAATAAAGAAACAGAAGCTACTGTTATTATAGTAACTCATAATTTAGAGCAGTCAGATAGAATATGTGACAAAATTATATATCTTCAAAATGGAAAGGTAGGGCTTTAA
- a CDS encoding ABC transporter permease, giving the protein MGYILDGFKEAGKLLISLDREVYRIIILSLFVSTTSTVLSSIVSIPLGIYLGIKDFKGKHAFSRMLYTLMSTPSVIVGLVVAIILSRRGPLGFLDILYTPTAMIIAQTILVTPLILGLTYSLSKNRGKAIEKIGKTLGGDKLDIIVLIIRELKTEILVDVATAFSRAISEVGAVMIVGGNIKGHTRVITTTISMMNSMGDYPMAIALGIVLLTISFGVNSIIYSYQGED; this is encoded by the coding sequence ATGGGATATATTCTAGATGGCTTCAAGGAAGCAGGAAAATTATTAATAAGCCTAGATAGAGAAGTATATAGGATAATTATATTATCTCTTTTTGTGTCAACCACTTCAACTGTTTTATCCTCTATAGTGTCCATACCTTTAGGCATATATTTAGGAATAAAAGATTTTAAAGGCAAGCATGCTTTTTCTAGAATGCTTTACACTTTAATGAGTACTCCCTCTGTAATAGTTGGATTAGTAGTTGCAATTATACTTTCTAGAAGAGGACCATTAGGATTTTTAGATATTCTTTATACACCTACAGCTATGATAATTGCTCAAACTATTTTAGTAACACCTTTAATACTAGGACTTACATATAGTCTTTCTAAAAATAGAGGAAAAGCAATTGAGAAGATAGGAAAAACCTTAGGAGGAGACAAGCTGGACATAATAGTTCTTATTATTAGAGAGCTTAAGACAGAAATTTTAGTAGATGTGGCCACAGCTTTTTCTAGAGCCATATCAGAGGTTGGAGCAGTTATGATAGTTGGAGGAAATATTAAGGGACATACTAGAGTTATTACAACAACTATATCAATGATGAATTCTATGGGAGATTATCCAATGGCAATAGCATTAGGAATTGTTTTATTAACAATTTCCTTTGGAGTAAATAGTATAATATACTCTTATCAAGGAGAGGATTAG
- a CDS encoding substrate-binding domain-containing protein, with translation MKRFLVIALGVLLVFTLLVGCSSKKEIILSTTTSTQDSGLLDFLIPKFTKDTGIEVKVIAVGTGKALQMGKDGEADVLLVHAKASEEEFVNEGHGLERKDVMYNDFILVGPEEDPLKLKESSPNDILLGLKTIAQNQFRFVSRGDDSGTHKKELEIWKRASIEPEGDWYISAGSGMADVLKIANEKKGYTITDRATYLSLRTTLDLDVIIEKDENLFNQYGIIPVNPDKNDKINSAGAKAFMGWILSEKGQKLISEFGVEEFGMPLFVPNAK, from the coding sequence ATGAAAAGGTTTTTAGTAATTGCTTTAGGTGTATTACTTGTATTTACCTTGCTAGTTGGATGTTCTTCAAAAAAAGAAATTATTCTTTCAACTACAACTAGTACACAAGACAGTGGCCTTTTAGACTTTCTGATTCCTAAGTTTACAAAAGATACAGGAATAGAAGTTAAGGTCATTGCAGTAGGTACAGGAAAAGCCCTTCAAATGGGTAAGGATGGAGAAGCAGATGTACTACTTGTTCACGCTAAAGCTTCAGAAGAAGAATTCGTAAACGAAGGACATGGTTTAGAAAGAAAAGATGTTATGTATAATGATTTTATCTTAGTAGGACCAGAGGAAGATCCTTTGAAGCTTAAAGAAAGCTCACCTAATGATATACTTTTAGGCTTAAAAACAATAGCCCAAAATCAATTTAGATTTGTATCAAGGGGTGATGATTCAGGAACTCATAAAAAAGAGCTAGAAATATGGAAGAGAGCAAGCATTGAACCTGAGGGAGATTGGTACATATCAGCAGGAAGTGGTATGGCTGACGTATTAAAAATAGCAAATGAAAAAAAAGGATATACAATTACTGATAGAGCAACATATTTAAGCCTAAGAACAACACTAGACCTTGATGTTATTATAGAAAAAGATGAAAATCTATTTAATCAATATGGTATAATACCAGTAAATCCAGATAAAAACGATAAAATTAACTCAGCAGGAGCAAAAGCTTTTATGGGCTGGATTCTATCTGAGAAGGGACAAAAGCTAATAAGCGAGTTTGGTGTTGAGGAATTTGGAATGCCATTGTTTGTGCCTAATGCTAAATAA
- the fdhD gene encoding formate dehydrogenase accessory sulfurtransferase FdhD produces MEDIKGVDILRIKGDNISEEEDVVIIEYPFTIFLDDEEIITLLCSPKSLEYLTLGFLQSEGFINSTEDIVSLRIDDKKGFSYVYTKDKKTLSHKLHGKRTITSGCGKGTLFYNVIDSFKSKKVDSSISIKLKDIKVLVKDFNKSSELFLSTGGVHSCALCSSKKIIIFEEDIGRHNALDKVLGKALVENIELNDKILLTSGRVSSEILIKTAKRGIPVLVSRSAPTSLSVDMAKELNITLIGFARGEKMNIYSNFPSLIF; encoded by the coding sequence ATGGAGGATATAAAGGGAGTAGATATATTAAGAATAAAGGGTGACAATATTTCTGAGGAAGAAGATGTAGTAATTATTGAATATCCCTTTACAATATTCTTAGATGATGAGGAGATTATAACTCTTCTATGTAGTCCAAAGTCACTTGAATACTTAACTTTAGGCTTCCTACAATCTGAGGGCTTCATTAATTCCACAGAAGACATAGTTAGCCTGCGAATAGATGATAAAAAAGGCTTTTCTTATGTTTATACTAAGGACAAGAAGACATTAAGTCATAAGCTACATGGTAAAAGAACTATAACTTCAGGATGTGGAAAAGGTACTTTATTTTATAATGTAATAGATTCCTTTAAATCAAAAAAAGTAGATAGTAGCATCTCAATTAAGCTAAAGGATATAAAAGTACTTGTTAAAGATTTCAATAAGAGCTCAGAGCTTTTTCTAAGTACTGGTGGGGTTCACAGCTGTGCATTATGTAGCTCGAAAAAGATAATCATATTTGAAGAGGACATAGGAAGACATAATGCATTAGATAAGGTACTAGGAAAAGCATTAGTTGAAAACATTGAGTTAAATGATAAAATATTATTGACAAGCGGAAGAGTATCATCTGAAATTCTTATAAAAACTGCAAAAAGAGGAATACCTGTTTTAGTATCTAGATCTGCTCCTACAAGCTTATCTGTTGATATGGCAAAAGAGCTTAATATCACCCTTATTGGTTTTGCTAGGGGCGAAAAAATGAATATCTACTCAAATTTTCCGAGCTTAATCTTCTAA
- the mobA gene encoding molybdenum cofactor guanylyltransferase yields MKRYGAAVILAGGKSARMGFDKQLIKINERRLMDSLINKLRQEFHEIIIVTNKPEYYIGLSDKITSDIIIGKGPLSGIHAGLMEASSELVYFIACDMPNINLEYIRYMKESVRDTEPMACITRFGQWIESFNAFYSKNMISAIEEHLQNHNISINSLLSKVEVHYISESEARSFSPSWDMFLNLNTKEDLNHFINNIANKY; encoded by the coding sequence ATGAAAAGATATGGAGCTGCTGTTATATTAGCAGGAGGAAAAAGTGCCAGAATGGGCTTTGACAAGCAGCTAATAAAAATCAATGAAAGAAGACTTATGGATAGCCTAATCAATAAATTAAGGCAGGAATTTCATGAGATTATTATAGTGACTAATAAGCCAGAGTACTATATAGGACTTAGCGACAAAATAACAAGTGATATAATAATAGGAAAAGGTCCTTTAAGCGGAATACATGCAGGACTAATGGAAGCTTCTAGTGAGCTTGTATATTTTATTGCCTGTGATATGCCTAATATTAACCTTGAGTACATTAGATATATGAAGGAGAGTGTTAGAGATACAGAGCCTATGGCTTGTATTACAAGATTTGGTCAATGGATTGAGTCCTTTAATGCTTTTTATTCAAAGAATATGATTAGTGCTATAGAAGAACATTTACAAAATCATAATATATCAATAAATTCACTGCTAAGCAAGGTAGAGGTCCATTATATTAGTGAGTCAGAGGCTAGAAGCTTTAGCCCAAGCTGGGATATGTTTCTAAATCTTAATACTAAAGAAGACTTAAACCATTTTATAAATAATATAGCTAATAAATATTGA
- a CDS encoding MogA/MoaB family molybdenum cofactor biosynthesis protein: protein MFKVGVITASDKGSAGEREDLSGKAIIDILEGKGYTIEKYIVLPDDEDSLSSEMIYMSDELKVDLILTTGGTGFSKRDVTPESTIKVCDRMAPGIAEAMRYYSLSITPRAMLSRAVSGIRKDTLIINLPGSPKAVKESLEYIISSIHHGLEILTGRTGECAR, encoded by the coding sequence ATGTTTAAGGTTGGAGTAATAACAGCAAGTGATAAGGGCTCAGCTGGAGAAAGAGAAGATTTAAGTGGCAAGGCTATTATTGACATACTAGAAGGAAAAGGCTATACAATTGAGAAATACATTGTTTTACCAGATGACGAGGATTCCTTATCTAGTGAAATGATTTACATGTCAGATGAATTAAAAGTAGACTTAATATTGACAACAGGAGGAACAGGCTTTAGCAAGAGAGATGTGACTCCTGAATCAACCATCAAGGTATGTGACAGAATGGCACCAGGAATTGCAGAGGCTATGAGATACTATAGTTTAAGTATTACGCCAAGAGCCATGTTATCTAGAGCAGTATCTGGCATAAGAAAAGATACTCTCATAATAAATTTGCCAGGAAGTCCAAAGGCCGTAAAAGAATCCCTAGAATATATAATCAGTAGCATTCATCATGGTCTTGAAATACTAACTGGTAGAACAGGTGAATGTGCTAGATAG